From Anopheles darlingi chromosome 2, idAnoDarlMG_H_01, whole genome shotgun sequence, the proteins below share one genomic window:
- the LOC125949187 gene encoding uncharacterized protein LOC125949187 translates to MSDPVARPMKFPYTFSAKLAQFPVQHYFKNQWIWRYYFIAFGVSIPLFYKIHKLANSPANQAKWAESKRKEHEAHH, encoded by the exons ATGTCGGACCCGGTCGCCCGTCCCATGAAATTCCCGTACACCTTCTCGGCGAAGCTGGCCCAGTTCCCGGTTCAGCACTACTTTAAGAACCAGTGGATTTGGCGCTACTACTTCATCGCGTTCGGAGTGTCCATTCCGCTGTTCTACAAGATCCACAAGCTGG CCAACTCCCCGGCAAACCAGGCGAAGTGGGccgaatcgaagcgaaaggagCATGAGGCGCACCACTAA